One Molothrus aeneus isolate 106 chromosome 6, BPBGC_Maene_1.0, whole genome shotgun sequence genomic window carries:
- the DIO3 gene encoding thyroxine 5-deiodinase, with protein MLHSVGVHTLQLLTQAAACILLFPRFLLTAVMLWLLDFLCIRKKMLTMPTAEEAASASEEPPPDDPPVCVSDSNRMFTLESLKAVWHGQKLDFFKSAHVGSLAPNPEVIQLDGQKRLRILDFARGKRPLILNFGSCTUPPFMARLRSFQRLAAHFVDIADFLLVYIEEAHPSDGWVSSDAAYNIPKHQCLQDRLRAAQLMREGAPDCPLAVDTMDNASSAAYGAYFERLYIIQEEKVMYQGGRGPEGYKISELRRWLDQYKTRLQSPSTVVIQV; from the coding sequence ATGCTCCACTCCGTCGGCGTTCACACCTTGCAGCTGCTCACCCAGGCGGCCGCCTGCATCCTCCTATTTCCCCGCTTCCTGCTCACCGCCGTGATGCTCTGGCTCCTGGATTTTCTGTGCATTAGGAAGAAGATGCTGACGATGCCCACGGCGGAGGAGGCGGCCAGCGCCAGCGAGGAGCCGCCCCCCGACGACCCCCCGGTCTGCGTGTCCGACTCCAACCGCATGTTCACGCTGGAGTCGCTGAAAGCCGTGTGGCACGGGCAGAAGCTGGACTTCTTCAAGTCGGCGCACGTGGGTTCCTTGGCCCCTAACCCCGAGGTGATCCAGCTGGACGGGCAGAAGAGGCTCCGCATCCTGGACTTCGCCCGCGGCAAGAGACCCCTCATCCTCAACTTCGGCAGCTGCACCTGACCCCCGTTCATGGCCCGCCTGAGGTCCTTCCAGCGCCTGGCCGCGCACTTCGTGGACATTGCCGACTTCCTGCTGGTGTACATTGAAGAAGCACACCCCTCCGACGGCTGGGTCAGCTCGGATGCAGCCTACAACATCCCCAAGCACCAGTGCCTCCAGGACAGGCTGCGGGCAGCTCAGCTGATGAGGGAAGGGGCGCCCGATTGCCCCCTGGCCGTGGACACCATGGACAATGCTTCCAGCGCCGCCTACGGTGCCTACTTCGAGAGGCTCTACATCATCCAGGAGGAGAAGGTGATGTACCAGGGAGGCAGAGGACCAGAGGGCTACAAGATCTCGGAGCTGAGGAGATGGCTAGACCAGTATAAAACGCGGCTCCAGAGCCCCAGCACGGTGGTCATCCAAGTGTAA